The following proteins come from a genomic window of Girardinichthys multiradiatus isolate DD_20200921_A chromosome 8, DD_fGirMul_XY1, whole genome shotgun sequence:
- the LOC124872518 gene encoding uncharacterized protein LOC124872518, with translation MPSVCCAVGCDNKKGDPNISFYRLPKEEERRQRWLSAIRRANWTPTASSRLCSAHFVSCAKSQNPLSPDYVPTIFRHLSSPNKRKRIYQMARFEHTQALKRKRAVIDADRGETGKAEDRQEVDDDDQQDGGEDRQEVGLAMDGTCTNASCQVTIKRLNEECMRLRTEICKLKDQVDSLTFSKESFQGKDEKVNKLTGLPSYCKLIVVFSFISPLLNVKSCLSPFQQFLLTLMRLRINLPLFFLGHCFYTSTSTASRVFNNTLNVMYFRLCNIIRWPSRDQILISLPMCYRKNFKNCTSIIDCFEIFIERPKEMRARAQTYSQHKHHNTVKYLISITPQGVISCVSKGWGGRTSDKYVTEHSGYLDLLSPGDVVLADRGFNVADSVGLVNAQLKIPAFTKGKAQLHPEEIESLRGLAAPALKTL, from the exons ATGCCGTCCGTGTGTTGTGCAGTTGGGTGTGATAATAAGAAAGGTGAcccaaatatttctttttatcgCTTACCGAAAGAGGAAGAACGTCGTCAGAGATGGCTGTCAGCGATCAGGAGGGCTAACTGGACGCCGACTGCAAGTAGCCGTCtgtgcagtgcacattttgtATCAT GTGCAAAAAGCCAAAACCCACTAAGCCCAGACTACGTGCCAACAATATTTCGTCATCTAAGTTCTCCAAACAAGCGAAAGAGGATTTATCAAATGGCCAGGTTTGAACACACTCAagctctaaaaagaaaaagagcagtGATTGATGCTGACAGAGGAGAGACGGGAAAAGCAGaggacagacaggaggtggatgatgatgaccagcaggatggaggagaagacaGACAGGAGGTTGGATTGGCGATGGATGGTACCTGTACCAATGCTTCTTGCCAAGTCACAATTAAAAGACTCAATGAAGAATGTATGAGATTAAGGACTGAAATCTGTAAACTCAAGGATCAAGTAGATTCATTAACATTCAGTAAAGAAAGTTTCCAAGGCAAAGATGAAAAAGTCAATAAGTTAACTGGCCTGCCTTCTTACTGTAAATTGATTGTTGTATTCTCTTTTATATCACCATTACTGAATGTTAAGTCATGTTTGTCAccttttcagcagtttttactAACATTAATGCGCTTGAGAATTAATTTACCACTTTTTTTTCTAGGTCATTGTTTTTATACATCAACATCAACTGCTAGTAGGGTTTTCAACAACACACTGAATGTTATGTATTTCCGGCTGTGTAATATTATAAGGTGGCCAAGCAGAGATCAGATTTTAATTAGTCTTCCCATGTGTTAcagaaaaaacttcaaaaattgCACTAGTATTATTGACTGCTTTGAGATATTCATTGAAAGACCTAAAGAGATGAGAGCACGTGCACAAACCTATTCACAACATAAACATCATAATACAGTTAAGTATCTCATTTCCATAACACCACAAGGGGTCATTAGCTGTGTTTCAAAAGGTTGGGGTGGTAGGACAAGTGATAAGTATGTGACGGAGCATAGTGGATATCTTGACCTGTTGTCCCCTGGGGATGTGGTTCTTGCTGACAGAGGGTTTAATGTAGCAGATTCTGTAGGACTTGTCAATGCACAACTCAAGATACCTGCCTTTACCAAAGGAAAAGCACAGCTTCACCCAGAAGAAATCGAGTCGTTGAGAGGACTGGCAgctcccgcactaaaaacattgtag